A genome region from Dendrosporobacter quercicolus includes the following:
- a CDS encoding TIGR03960 family B12-binding radical SAM protein — translation MIKLDPAVINRVIKPARYTGNEVNSVKKNHAGVKATIALALPDVYEVGMSNLGLKILYQILNDRPDTAAERVYAPWVDMEAEMRANDIPLYTLESFTPVKEFDMIGFSLQYELIYSNVLNMLDLAGVPLLSTDRTDGHPFVIGGGPCAYNAEPVADFFDLLVIGEGEEVIEELVTALIAWKENGCSGGRIAFLKQAAGIAGIYVPAFYQVAYREDGTIAAIVPNCSAAKPTVSKRVVKDLNKVKFATKPVVPYLDIVHDRIMLELFRGCTRGCRFCQAGVLYRPVRERTPETLMEIARQLVENTGYNEISLTSLSSADYSCLHEIVRELITRFSEKGVSVSLPSLRIDSFSVELAQEVQQVRKSGLTFAPEAGTQRLRDVINKGVTEQNLEAAVGAAFRQGWSTVKLYFMIGLPTETDEDVLGIADLAYKVLDLYKQIKGRRGAKVTVSVSSFVPKPHTAFQWFGQTTMQELARKQQLLKNRLRDRSISFSYHDVATSFLEGVFSRGDRRLSQVLLTAWRNGVKFDGWSEHFKYDVWMAAFEQCGIDPHFYANRNRTQDEILPWRHLSSGVKPEFLAREYRNAVQAGFTPDCRRASCSACGVCQGLGVEVLDWGKEA, via the coding sequence ATGATCAAACTAGATCCTGCAGTAATCAACCGGGTAATCAAACCGGCCCGGTATACCGGCAATGAAGTAAACAGCGTCAAAAAAAATCATGCCGGCGTCAAAGCAACAATAGCGTTAGCCCTGCCCGATGTTTATGAAGTGGGCATGTCAAATCTGGGGTTAAAGATTCTTTATCAAATTTTAAATGACCGGCCTGATACGGCTGCCGAGCGGGTTTATGCCCCGTGGGTTGACATGGAGGCTGAAATGCGGGCCAATGATATTCCGCTGTATACATTAGAGAGCTTTACCCCGGTTAAGGAGTTTGATATGATCGGCTTTTCCCTGCAATATGAGCTTATTTATTCTAATGTGCTCAATATGCTGGATTTAGCGGGTGTTCCGCTATTGTCGACAGACCGTACCGACGGCCATCCGTTCGTGATTGGCGGCGGGCCCTGCGCTTACAATGCGGAACCGGTCGCGGATTTCTTTGATCTGCTCGTAATTGGTGAAGGCGAGGAGGTTATTGAGGAGCTTGTTACAGCGTTAATTGCCTGGAAGGAAAACGGCTGTTCCGGCGGCCGGATTGCTTTTCTAAAACAAGCGGCCGGTATTGCGGGGATCTATGTACCTGCTTTTTACCAGGTAGCCTATCGGGAGGACGGCACAATTGCCGCAATCGTACCTAACTGCAGTGCGGCCAAACCCACGGTAAGCAAACGGGTAGTTAAGGATCTGAATAAAGTTAAATTTGCAACCAAGCCGGTAGTGCCTTATTTGGATATTGTGCATGACCGGATTATGCTTGAATTATTCCGCGGCTGTACCCGGGGCTGTAGATTTTGCCAGGCGGGTGTATTATACCGCCCGGTGAGGGAAAGAACGCCGGAAACGTTAATGGAAATTGCCCGACAGCTCGTTGAAAATACCGGTTACAATGAAATTTCCCTGACTTCGCTGAGTTCGGCCGACTATTCCTGTCTGCATGAGATCGTGCGTGAATTGATTACCCGCTTCAGTGAGAAGGGTGTAAGCGTATCGCTGCCGTCGCTGAGGATCGACAGCTTTTCAGTTGAATTGGCGCAGGAAGTGCAGCAGGTTCGTAAAAGCGGTCTCACTTTCGCCCCTGAGGCCGGAACGCAGCGGCTGCGTGACGTAATTAATAAAGGGGTAACCGAACAAAATCTGGAAGCGGCGGTTGGCGCGGCTTTTCGCCAGGGCTGGTCAACAGTGAAGCTGTATTTTATGATTGGCCTGCCTACCGAGACTGATGAGGACGTATTGGGCATAGCTGACCTGGCTTACAAAGTACTTGATTTGTATAAGCAAATCAAAGGACGGCGCGGGGCTAAAGTAACAGTCAGTGTATCTTCTTTTGTCCCCAAGCCGCATACCGCCTTTCAGTGGTTTGGCCAAACGACAATGCAGGAATTGGCGCGCAAGCAGCAACTGCTGAAGAACAGGTTAAGAGATCGCAGTATTTCGTTTAGCTATCATGATGTTGCTACCAGCTTTCTCGAAGGGGTCTTTTCCCGTGGAGACAGGCGCCTGTCTCAGGTGCTGCTGACGGCATGGCGCAACGGGGTTAAATTTGACGGCTGGTCCGAGCATTTTAAATATGATGTGTGGATGGCTGCTTTTGAGCAATGCGGAATTGATCCGCATTTTTACGCCAACAGGAACCGTACACAAGATGAAATTTTGCCCTGGCGGCATCTTTCCAGCGGAGTCAAGCCGGAGTTTCTGGCTAGAGAATACCGCAATGCAGTCCAAGCCGGGTTTACGCCTGATTGTCGCCGGGCTAGCTGCAGCGCCTGCGGTGTATGTCAGGGACTTGGGGTGGAAGTGCTGGATTGGGGGAAAGAGGCATAA
- a CDS encoding Rne/Rng family ribonuclease, with translation MAKTIVVNVMPEETRMALLEDDELLEVSVERTESGNIVGNIYKGKIKNVLPGMQAAFIDIGRDKNAFLYVGDILPPDVAQPSEQMLTAGQDILIQIVKDAIGTKGPRATTHLTLPGRYVVLMPTVDYIGISRRIVSNGERDRLKQLADKVRPPGMGLIVRTVAEGKSEEDLGKDIAYLVNLWNALAARAKRSNAPALLYRDVDLVIRIVRDYLAADIDEFIVDHREAYGRVCDLLKFISPEMLDKIRLYQGAEDIFSHVGLTSEMTRLGQRQVWLKSGGYIVIDRTEALTVIDVNTGKYVGHTNLAETVFETNREAAGEIARQLRLRDIGGIIVIDFIDMDSEEHKQAVLGTLEEKLKRDKTKTNLLGLTSLGLVEMTRKKARQNFEGVLYSECPCCEGRGRVQSPETVWINVCRDLRKIARQKQVQGILVVQMHPRVAAAFDKDREITRMEREIGRRLTIEAVPTMHPEVYSILQVSDQ, from the coding sequence ATGGCTAAAACCATTGTGGTTAATGTTATGCCTGAGGAAACCAGGATGGCGCTGCTTGAAGATGACGAACTGCTGGAAGTATCGGTGGAACGGACCGAGAGCGGCAATATTGTGGGGAACATTTATAAAGGTAAAATAAAAAATGTACTGCCGGGGATGCAGGCCGCGTTTATTGACATTGGACGTGATAAAAATGCCTTTTTATATGTGGGAGATATCCTGCCGCCTGACGTGGCTCAGCCCTCCGAGCAGATGTTAACCGCCGGCCAGGATATTTTGATCCAAATTGTCAAAGATGCCATTGGCACCAAGGGGCCACGGGCGACTACGCATTTAACGCTGCCGGGCCGTTATGTGGTGCTGATGCCAACCGTTGATTATATCGGCATATCCCGGCGGATTGTCAGCAACGGAGAACGCGACCGGTTAAAACAGCTGGCCGATAAAGTGCGCCCGCCGGGCATGGGCCTGATTGTCAGGACGGTAGCTGAAGGAAAATCCGAGGAGGATCTCGGCAAAGACATTGCTTATTTAGTAAACTTATGGAACGCTTTGGCGGCCAGGGCTAAGCGCAGTAATGCGCCGGCGCTGTTATACCGTGATGTGGATTTGGTCATCCGGATTGTGCGGGATTACCTTGCGGCTGATATTGATGAATTTATTGTTGATCACCGGGAGGCATATGGGCGGGTTTGCGATTTATTGAAATTTATATCGCCGGAAATGCTGGATAAAATCCGTCTGTATCAGGGAGCTGAGGACATCTTTAGCCATGTCGGCCTGACTTCGGAGATGACCCGGCTGGGGCAGCGGCAGGTTTGGCTGAAATCGGGCGGTTATATTGTAATTGACCGGACCGAAGCGCTGACGGTAATTGACGTCAACACTGGCAAATATGTCGGTCATACCAATCTGGCGGAGACTGTTTTTGAAACCAACCGGGAAGCAGCCGGCGAAATTGCCAGACAGCTGCGCTTGCGGGACATTGGCGGCATCATTGTTATTGATTTTATTGATATGGATTCAGAGGAACACAAGCAGGCCGTACTGGGGACGCTGGAGGAAAAACTCAAGCGCGATAAAACCAAGACCAATCTTTTGGGACTGACCAGTCTGGGGCTGGTAGAAATGACGCGTAAAAAAGCCCGCCAGAATTTTGAAGGCGTACTGTACAGTGAATGTCCCTGCTGTGAAGGGCGGGGGCGGGTACAATCACCGGAAACTGTCTGGATCAACGTGTGCCGGGATTTACGGAAAATTGCCAGGCAAAAGCAGGTGCAGGGAATTCTGGTAGTGCAAATGCACCCAAGAGTGGCTGCGGCTTTTGACAAGGATCGTGAAATTACCCGGATGGAAAGGGAAATTGGCCGGCGGTTGACCATTGAGGCGGTGCCGACAATGCATCCTGAAGTATATTCTATTTTACAGGTCAGCGATCAATAG
- the minD gene encoding septum site-determining protein MinD, giving the protein MGEVIVVTSGKGGVGKTTTTANLGTGFALMGKKVVLVDADIGLRNLDVVMGLENRIVYDLVDVTEGNCRLKQALIRDKRYETLYLLPAAQTRDKTAVNPDQMKQLCQELAQEFDYVVIDCPAGIEQGFKNAIAGAERAIIVTTPEVSAVRDADRIIGLLESEGKSNPKLIVNRIRPKMVKKGDMMDIDDIIEILAVDLLGIIPEDEYIVISTNRGEPAITNPVSLASTAYKNIVRRLIGENVPLMTFETNEGFFSKIKKMLGI; this is encoded by the coding sequence ATGGGTGAAGTAATTGTCGTAACGTCTGGTAAGGGTGGCGTTGGAAAAACAACAACAACCGCCAATCTGGGAACAGGCTTTGCATTAATGGGGAAAAAAGTGGTTTTAGTGGATGCTGATATTGGTTTACGCAATTTGGATGTGGTCATGGGGCTGGAGAACCGCATTGTTTATGACTTGGTAGACGTCACTGAGGGGAACTGCCGTTTAAAGCAGGCGCTTATTCGTGATAAACGTTATGAAACCTTGTATTTATTGCCGGCCGCTCAGACCCGCGATAAAACGGCTGTCAACCCGGATCAAATGAAACAGTTATGTCAGGAGTTAGCGCAGGAGTTTGATTATGTTGTTATTGACTGTCCGGCCGGTATCGAACAGGGCTTTAAGAATGCCATCGCCGGGGCTGAACGCGCTATTATTGTTACAACGCCTGAGGTTTCAGCAGTACGTGACGCCGACCGGATTATCGGACTGCTGGAATCTGAGGGAAAAAGCAATCCAAAACTTATTGTGAACCGCATCCGGCCCAAGATGGTCAAAAAGGGCGATATGATGGATATTGATGATATTATTGAAATCCTGGCGGTTGATTTACTGGGAATTATTCCTGAGGATGAATACATCGTTATTTCCACAAATCGGGGAGAACCAGCGATTACCAATCCGGTATCCCTGGCCAGTACAGCTTATAAAAATATTGTCAGAAGGTTAATAGGGGAGAATGTTCCGCTGATGACCTTTGAGACGAATGAGGGCTTTTTTAGCAAAATTAAAAAAATGTTAGGTATTTAA
- a CDS encoding M23 family metallopeptidase, translating to MAKQWNNWKSQWDTRDNWQYRDEEPDYGWLKRTIAAAVIFAMVYSAHLSDTSIGRMVGSGVTHFLNVHTDFNYMIDQAVAYAPANVDTSLLQRAKAVMSKPADPLMYMTKPVPGQIMAGYGWRTHPVLKKEMMQEGLEFEAPLGTGVRAAAAGTVKAVEDSAQRGKTITIDHGKELETIYGHLSEVLVQPGDAISQGQIVAKSGKSGIASGPVLYFELREKGLAIDPATRLKGEFPPEGGK from the coding sequence ATGGCAAAACAGTGGAATAACTGGAAAAGCCAGTGGGATACAAGGGACAACTGGCAATATCGCGATGAAGAGCCGGATTATGGCTGGCTTAAGCGGACAATTGCAGCAGCTGTTATTTTTGCAATGGTTTATAGCGCCCATCTTTCCGATACATCCATCGGGCGGATGGTCGGCTCAGGGGTTACGCATTTCCTGAATGTCCACACTGATTTTAATTATATGATTGATCAGGCTGTAGCCTATGCGCCGGCGAATGTTGATACTTCGCTGTTGCAGCGGGCCAAAGCGGTAATGTCAAAACCAGCCGACCCTTTAATGTATATGACCAAGCCGGTACCAGGACAAATTATGGCCGGTTATGGGTGGCGAACCCATCCGGTATTAAAAAAGGAAATGATGCAGGAGGGGCTTGAATTTGAAGCTCCGCTGGGAACCGGAGTCCGGGCTGCTGCAGCCGGAACCGTAAAAGCTGTTGAGGATAGCGCACAGCGCGGAAAAACGATAACGATTGACCATGGTAAAGAACTGGAAACTATTTATGGGCATTTAAGTGAAGTTCTGGTACAGCCGGGTGATGCGATTAGTCAGGGGCAGATTGTTGCTAAATCGGGTAAGAGTGGAATAGCAAGCGGCCCGGTATTGTATTTTGAACTGCGGGAAAAAGGGCTGGCAATAGACCCGGCGACGCGGTTAAAAGGCGAGTTTCCGCCTGAAGGAGGTAAATAA
- a CDS encoding M50 family metallopeptidase produces the protein MRVGKVRNTQFILNNWFLVLIAIFAVAGMAQKVLLVFGSVLWHEFAHAVAALALGYKVREIELLPFGGVARIDRLGEASAKSEILMAAAGPAASMVLAAAIYLTIDLTPANEYWQFFYEINLMLALFNLIPALPLDGGRILRAVLALQCGYGKATLVVANMSRAVSGGLMVKVLYDYWFFQLLNLSLIIAAFFLYVAAKAELKVAGYRTMRILANKKADLCSRGYMPTTHYTAMANASVRDVVKLFEPERYHIILIVDESYRIRGSLTETEVWEALPVRGLYAKMGDFL, from the coding sequence TTGCGGGTAGGCAAAGTGCGAAATACACAGTTTATTCTCAATAACTGGTTTTTGGTGCTGATTGCAATATTTGCTGTTGCCGGAATGGCTCAAAAGGTACTGCTCGTCTTTGGTTCTGTACTATGGCATGAATTTGCTCATGCCGTTGCGGCCCTGGCCTTAGGTTACAAAGTCCGGGAAATAGAACTTCTGCCGTTTGGCGGTGTGGCGCGTATTGACCGGCTGGGAGAGGCTTCGGCTAAAAGCGAAATCTTAATGGCAGCCGCCGGACCGGCAGCAAGTATGGTTCTGGCGGCTGCCATTTATCTGACGATTGATTTAACCCCCGCCAATGAATATTGGCAGTTTTTTTATGAGATTAACTTGATGCTGGCCTTGTTTAACCTGATTCCGGCGCTGCCCCTGGATGGAGGACGCATTTTACGTGCGGTGCTGGCGTTGCAGTGCGGCTATGGAAAGGCCACGCTGGTCGTAGCCAACATGAGCAGGGCAGTCAGTGGCGGTCTGATGGTAAAGGTATTGTATGATTATTGGTTTTTTCAGCTGCTTAACTTATCCTTGATCATTGCGGCATTCTTTTTGTATGTTGCCGCCAAAGCCGAATTAAAGGTGGCGGGATACCGGACGATGCGGATTCTGGCCAATAAAAAGGCTGACTTATGTTCGCGCGGTTATATGCCGACCACCCATTACACAGCGATGGCCAATGCGTCGGTCCGGGATGTGGTAAAGTTATTTGAACCGGAGCGGTACCATATCATTCTGATTGTTGATGAATCCTACCGGATTCGCGGTTCTCTTACTGAAACAGAGGTATGGGAAGCGCTGCCCGTACGCGGCTTGTATGCTAAAATGGGAGACTTTCTTTAA
- a CDS encoding TIGR03936 family radical SAM-associated protein yields MGKLRAEITKGEEIRYISHLDYARAIERAIRRAHLPVAYSEGFNPHMKIAFASALAVGVTSEAEYLDIEMKEAVEPDLLRQRLLTHLPPGIELKQVKYLQQQKQRALMALADLARYTIAVPLCGSSFAAAQSAIASFNQAVEVRYIRESPKGKKEVDVKDYLKQDIIAMPDKDLLILHMAIEITPSGSIKPGEVLRALVDQFDLAVKEAGALIHRTGLFTTALTARISLFDA; encoded by the coding sequence ATGGGAAAACTGCGGGCTGAAATAACGAAGGGCGAAGAAATTCGATATATTTCGCATTTGGATTATGCCAGGGCAATCGAACGGGCCATCAGGCGGGCGCATTTGCCGGTTGCTTATTCCGAAGGGTTTAACCCCCATATGAAGATCGCTTTTGCCTCGGCTTTGGCTGTGGGGGTGACCAGTGAGGCGGAATATCTGGATATTGAAATGAAAGAAGCTGTTGAACCTGATTTGCTGCGTCAACGGTTGCTGACGCACCTGCCCCCCGGTATAGAATTAAAACAGGTCAAATACTTACAGCAGCAAAAGCAGCGGGCATTGATGGCTTTGGCGGATCTGGCCCGATACACGATTGCCGTACCGCTTTGCGGCAGCAGTTTCGCTGCTGCCCAAAGCGCGATTGCCTCGTTTAATCAGGCGGTTGAGGTTCGGTATATCCGGGAATCGCCTAAAGGGAAAAAAGAGGTTGATGTCAAAGATTACCTAAAACAGGATATTATTGCAATGCCCGATAAAGATTTGCTCATTTTACATATGGCAATTGAAATTACACCGTCCGGCAGTATTAAACCCGGGGAAGTGCTGCGGGCGCTGGTAGACCAATTTGATTTAGCGGTAAAAGAAGCAGGGGCGCTGATTCATCGGACCGGGCTGTTTACCACTGCTTTGACGGCAAGGATTTCGCTGTTTGATGCATAG
- the minE gene encoding cell division topological specificity factor MinE, whose translation MKMFGKESAGSKNIAKERLRLVLVHDRVNVSPQFMEVLKDDMIKVISNYMEINEKEMEVSLTNTNSSVALVANIPVHRMKRGGQKD comes from the coding sequence ATGAAAATGTTTGGCAAGGAATCCGCCGGTTCAAAAAATATAGCTAAGGAGCGTTTGCGGTTGGTATTGGTTCATGACCGGGTCAATGTTTCGCCCCAGTTCATGGAAGTGCTTAAAGATGATATGATTAAAGTGATATCAAATTATATGGAGATCAATGAAAAGGAAATGGAAGTGAGCCTTACCAATACCAATTCCTCTGTGGCGCTGGTGGCAAATATTCCTGTGCACCGGATGAAACGCGGCGGACAGAAAGATTAG
- the rodA gene encoding rod shape-determining protein RodA: MLNRRLLKNLDLTLIVAVLAIVGISLVIIGSATHINTPSEDRYWYVQRQGTFALINCAVIFLMLNFDYRSLSRYANLLYCINLVMLLAVMFVGQSALGAQRWIQIGPISLQPSEFSKLIMIIALASLLDKRSGKLNTLRDIAPIFLFVGIPFLLVMKQPDLGTALVFMAILFGMIYIAGINTRLLMMIFGAGLAFMPVFWHFLKDYQKMRLTVFIDPNVDPLGSGYHIIQSKIAIGSGMLFGKGLFGGTQSQLNFLPENHTDFIFAVIGEELGFIGAAFVLVLYFILLYRGIKIAGMARDNFGTLLATGITSMFTFHLLVNVGMTAGIMPVTGIPLPLMSYGVSALTTNLLSVGILLNIYMRRQKILF, translated from the coding sequence ATGCTGAACCGGCGTTTATTGAAGAACCTTGATTTGACCTTAATTGTTGCCGTTTTGGCAATTGTTGGGATAAGCTTGGTTATTATTGGCAGCGCTACTCATATCAATACACCGAGTGAAGACAGGTACTGGTATGTACAGCGTCAAGGAACTTTTGCCCTGATTAATTGTGCTGTTATTTTTTTGATGTTGAATTTTGATTACCGATCATTATCAAGGTATGCCAATTTACTATACTGTATTAACCTGGTAATGCTGCTTGCAGTGATGTTTGTCGGTCAATCTGCGTTAGGGGCGCAGCGCTGGATTCAAATAGGCCCGATCAGCCTGCAGCCTTCAGAGTTTTCGAAACTCATTATGATTATTGCTCTGGCCAGCTTACTCGATAAACGGTCAGGAAAGCTAAATACCCTGCGCGATATTGCGCCAATATTTCTGTTTGTGGGCATCCCTTTTTTATTAGTGATGAAGCAGCCTGATTTGGGGACTGCCTTGGTGTTTATGGCAATCTTATTTGGCATGATTTATATTGCCGGCATCAACACACGGCTGTTGATGATGATTTTTGGCGCCGGTTTAGCCTTTATGCCGGTATTTTGGCATTTCTTAAAGGATTACCAAAAGATGAGGCTGACGGTATTTATTGATCCTAATGTTGATCCATTGGGGTCTGGATATCACATTATCCAGTCGAAAATTGCAATTGGCTCAGGCATGTTATTTGGCAAAGGCTTGTTTGGCGGCACGCAGAGCCAACTGAATTTTCTGCCCGAGAATCATACTGATTTTATCTTTGCCGTTATCGGGGAGGAACTTGGCTTTATTGGTGCAGCTTTTGTTCTTGTATTGTACTTTATCCTGTTGTACCGCGGCATCAAAATCGCCGGTATGGCCAGAGACAATTTCGGTACGTTGCTGGCTACAGGAATTACCTCAATGTTTACTTTTCATCTGTTGGTCAACGTTGGTATGACCGCCGGAATTATGCCTGTAACCGGTATCCCGCTGCCTTTGATGAGTTATGGGGTTAGTGCGCTGACAACAAATTTGTTAAGTGTGGGTATTTTGTTAAATATCTATATGCGCAGGCAAAAAATCCTGTTTTAA